A single Atribacterota bacterium DNA region contains:
- a CDS encoding LacI family DNA-binding transcriptional regulator encodes MSVTMADIAKTCKVSLSTVSRALKNDPRLSEETRKRVQEVADQLHYVPRQQHQAPGRGRSYTIALIVTDISNPFFPEIVHGIEDQAFSYDCSITLWNTREDLHREKQYLYTLKKSKVAGVIMAASRLSEEQILNLVRTPTPCVLINRNIEDVPGVCGDYELGAYQATKYLMNLGHSRIALINGPASAQTSVWRERGFKRALEERGLPLEPAFLSYNPPVIEGGYAATLRLLSLPEPPTALFAYNDLVALGAMKAVREKGLKIPEHISIIGYDDIFISAYLDPPLTTVAQPKYMMGKLAMDMLWQLINGRKLYNHFVRLKPELVVRSSCGVLV; translated from the coding sequence ATGTCGGTAACCATGGCTGATATTGCAAAAACATGCAAGGTATCTCTCTCCACCGTTTCTCGAGCCTTAAAAAACGATCCTCGGCTGAGCGAAGAGACCCGCAAAAGGGTCCAAGAAGTGGCGGATCAATTACACTATGTCCCCCGACAACAGCATCAAGCTCCCGGTCGGGGACGCAGCTACACCATTGCCCTGATTGTGACCGACATTTCCAACCCGTTTTTCCCTGAAATCGTGCACGGCATTGAAGACCAGGCCTTTAGCTACGACTGTAGCATAACCCTTTGGAATACAAGAGAAGATTTACACAGAGAGAAGCAATACCTCTACACCCTCAAAAAGAGTAAGGTTGCTGGAGTGATTATGGCGGCGTCACGTCTTTCCGAAGAACAAATCCTCAACTTAGTGCGTACTCCGACTCCATGTGTGCTCATCAATCGAAATATCGAGGATGTCCCAGGGGTCTGTGGTGATTATGAGCTGGGCGCATACCAGGCCACGAAGTACCTCATGAATCTTGGCCACTCCCGCATTGCGCTGATCAATGGTCCGGCCAGCGCCCAAACCAGCGTTTGGCGTGAAAGAGGTTTTAAACGAGCGCTGGAAGAAAGAGGCCTACCGCTTGAGCCAGCCTTTTTGAGCTATAATCCACCGGTCATTGAAGGGGGATACGCTGCCACCCTTCGACTCCTCTCTTTACCAGAGCCACCCACCGCTCTATTTGCATACAACGACTTAGTAGCCTTAGGAGCAATGAAAGCAGTACGAGAAAAGGGTCTGAAAATTCCTGAACACATCTCGATCATTGGATATGACGACATCTTTATCTCGGCGTACCTTGACCCCCCACTAACCACCGTGGCTCAGCCCAAATACATGATGGGCAAACTGGCTATGGATATGCTCTGGCAGCTCATCAATGGAAGAAAACTGTACAACCACTTCGTGCGCTTAAAACCGGAGTTAGTGGTTCGTTCTTCGTGTGGAGTTTTGGTGTGA
- a CDS encoding ROK family transcriptional regulator, translated as MKGNPETIRKINRKNILEAMRQQAPLSRTDLARRVGLSLPSVSRIVDGLIKEGVFLEQGKGDSRGGRKPRLLEFNPLYRFAFGVDVARETTLVLVDFRGTPVEKRTLPISAACGPQRVAESVVQQIEVMCQQNAIMPEQVIGLGIATPGFQFKAGQTVGNSPFGGWESSDVVTLFSSLLPYPVSIDNIARASAMAEILFGWGKKFHSFFYFYADWGTGGGIVYRGRIVRGVHRTAGEIGHTVVDVGGIPCYCGNQGCLEQYTSTSAILRRMGEKMKREVDFVQLRKEYEQGNPLVLETLREAGLFLGKGVANVINLLNPQAVVIGGELGRGFPEYVEAAITSARESIFALAAQVTPIVASQLSKDEVVLAVAKSVLDHQVEKLIE; from the coding sequence ATGAAGGGAAATCCTGAAACTATTCGGAAAATCAATCGGAAAAATATCCTTGAGGCCATGCGCCAGCAGGCTCCTCTTTCTCGGACTGACCTGGCCCGACGCGTTGGTTTGTCATTACCTTCGGTGTCTCGCATCGTCGACGGTCTCATTAAGGAGGGAGTGTTCTTAGAACAGGGAAAAGGGGACTCGCGGGGGGGGAGGAAGCCGAGGTTACTCGAATTTAACCCCCTCTACCGTTTCGCTTTCGGGGTCGATGTCGCTCGAGAAACCACCCTGGTCCTGGTTGATTTTCGGGGAACCCCGGTAGAAAAACGCACTCTCCCTATATCGGCGGCTTGTGGTCCGCAGCGGGTCGCTGAATCGGTGGTCCAGCAAATCGAGGTGATGTGCCAGCAAAACGCCATCATGCCAGAACAGGTGATTGGATTGGGAATTGCCACACCGGGTTTTCAGTTCAAAGCAGGCCAAACGGTGGGAAACTCTCCTTTCGGAGGCTGGGAGAGTAGCGATGTGGTTACCCTTTTTTCGTCCCTATTGCCCTATCCGGTGAGCATCGATAACATTGCTCGCGCTTCGGCAATGGCGGAAATCCTTTTTGGATGGGGAAAGAAGTTTCACTCCTTTTTCTATTTCTACGCTGATTGGGGCACCGGTGGGGGTATCGTGTACCGGGGACGAATCGTGCGGGGGGTGCATCGCACTGCCGGAGAAATAGGCCATACCGTGGTCGATGTGGGGGGGATTCCCTGTTACTGTGGGAACCAGGGGTGTTTGGAACAGTACACATCCACCTCTGCGATTTTGCGCCGGATGGGAGAGAAGATGAAAAGGGAGGTGGATTTTGTACAGTTGCGGAAAGAGTATGAACAGGGCAATCCCCTGGTGCTTGAAACGTTGCGCGAGGCCGGTCTCTTTTTAGGGAAAGGGGTGGCGAATGTTATTAACCTCCTCAATCCTCAAGCGGTGGTCATTGGGGGGGAACTGGGTCGAGGTTTTCCTGAATACGTTGAGGCGGCCATAACCTCGGCACGAGAGAGCATTTTTGCGCTGGCGGCTCAGGTCACGCCGATTGTAGCGAGTCAGCTCAGCAAAGACGAAGTGGTACTGGCTGTAGCCAAGTCGGTTTTGGACCATCAGGTGGAAAAGCTCATTGAATAG
- a CDS encoding uroporphyrinogen decarboxylase family protein, whose translation MDTFSFREEVLRTFQRENRYVVWQPRLEHWYNVNRGRGTLPPDYVHISLLDLYRNLHASVRYYYGEGGDISSPKTYIHFEYTGGAAVEEVREGDAIHVFFRSPKGELYGKKGLGEWGYSWHYLEHPVKKIEDLDILEYIVTHTRYRFDQEFYARARQALGDLGEIQFYWERSPFQRLFLQYAGIDATVAFIYDYPERLRTYLRVAEEAEDALYEVLTSCPVQILNFGENVDGRFDSPRIYEEYLLPYYEKRVAQIHRAGKFCHIHIDGAVKPLLPYLKYGNFDGIEGLTPIPQGDVSLEELREAMGDDLVLIDGIPMLYFLPDYPVEDLIECTERVLQLFAPRLILGISDEISPPGDIERVRVVSAMVEKWNQGQRG comes from the coding sequence ATGGATACATTCTCTTTTCGAGAAGAGGTACTTCGTACTTTTCAGCGTGAAAACCGTTATGTGGTGTGGCAGCCTCGTTTAGAACACTGGTATAACGTTAATCGTGGTCGAGGAACGCTCCCGCCGGATTATGTGCATATTTCCTTACTCGACCTTTATCGAAATCTCCATGCTTCGGTTCGTTACTACTATGGGGAGGGTGGCGACATTTCCTCTCCCAAAACCTACATCCATTTTGAATACACCGGTGGGGCAGCGGTCGAGGAGGTTCGGGAAGGAGACGCCATCCATGTTTTTTTTCGTTCCCCTAAGGGGGAACTGTATGGAAAAAAAGGCTTGGGTGAATGGGGCTATTCGTGGCACTACCTGGAACACCCCGTGAAGAAGATCGAGGATCTCGATATTTTGGAGTACATCGTCACTCATACCCGTTACCGCTTTGACCAGGAATTTTACGCCAGGGCTCGACAAGCTCTTGGCGATTTGGGTGAAATTCAGTTCTACTGGGAACGCTCTCCTTTTCAACGTCTCTTCCTGCAGTATGCAGGAATCGATGCCACTGTGGCCTTTATCTACGATTATCCGGAACGATTGCGAACATATCTTAGGGTGGCCGAAGAAGCTGAGGATGCCCTCTATGAGGTTCTCACCAGTTGTCCAGTTCAAATCTTAAACTTTGGGGAAAATGTCGATGGACGCTTCGATTCACCGCGTATCTATGAAGAATATCTCCTTCCGTACTATGAAAAGAGGGTAGCCCAGATCCATCGGGCAGGGAAATTCTGTCACATTCACATCGATGGGGCAGTGAAGCCACTCTTGCCCTATCTCAAATATGGGAATTTTGACGGTATCGAGGGCTTAACCCCTATCCCCCAGGGAGACGTCAGTCTGGAAGAGTTGAGGGAGGCAATGGGTGATGACCTTGTTCTCATCGATGGTATTCCCATGTTGTACTTCTTGCCCGATTACCCAGTAGAGGACCTCATCGAGTGTACCGAACGAGTACTGCAACTCTTTGCTCCTCGTCTCATCCTGGGCATTTCAGACGAAATATCACCGCCTGGCGATATCGAGCGGGTGCGGGTGGTGAGTGCAATGGTTGAAAAATGGAATCAAGGTCAAAGGGGGTGA
- a CDS encoding ABC transporter substrate-binding protein translates to MRRFMVWLMVVGIVMALPAIGVTQKVTLNVWLMKQAEVELIRAQEEALKQFQELYPDIEVKFAVFPYNEYRDKLLVAAAAGNPPEISVVDQIWNPEFAAADFIIPLDEYVAQSQTVKKENYFSGAWDSAVFQGKLYGVPFDVGVWALNYYNKDLFRKAGLDPEKPPVTWDEFYEMGQKMTTSEQWGTALWVGKGDAIQCITDALIFSNRGSVLNEDFTRCTLDQPAAIGAMEFFKKLQRINPAGEVARTEEDSFQLFTAGKIGMFWYGEWGQDTINARAPEMDWACTNFPKPADGESIGTFGGWNMVIYKNAPNKDAAWKFIEFWTSREINERVSSLTPANIEAAKSFLQNKRKFSDVIFKQLTTALYRPIFPKYPDLAEIQRNATTAILLDEKTVEEAMRDATKEINALLEEYYSTL, encoded by the coding sequence ATGCGTCGTTTCATGGTTTGGTTGATGGTGGTGGGAATCGTGATGGCGTTACCAGCTATTGGGGTAACGCAAAAAGTGACACTCAACGTGTGGTTGATGAAGCAGGCAGAAGTCGAGCTCATTCGGGCTCAGGAAGAAGCTTTGAAACAGTTCCAGGAACTCTACCCTGATATCGAGGTCAAGTTTGCCGTTTTTCCCTATAACGAGTATCGGGATAAGCTGCTTGTGGCGGCGGCTGCCGGGAACCCACCCGAGATATCGGTCGTGGATCAGATATGGAATCCGGAATTTGCAGCAGCCGATTTCATCATTCCCCTTGATGAGTACGTGGCCCAGTCACAAACGGTGAAAAAAGAGAACTACTTCTCCGGGGCATGGGATTCAGCGGTATTCCAGGGAAAACTGTACGGTGTTCCCTTTGACGTTGGGGTGTGGGCGCTGAACTACTACAACAAAGACTTGTTCCGCAAAGCAGGGCTTGACCCGGAAAAACCACCGGTAACCTGGGACGAATTCTACGAGATGGGGCAGAAGATGACCACCAGTGAACAATGGGGAACGGCCCTGTGGGTGGGGAAAGGCGACGCTATTCAATGCATTACCGATGCGCTGATTTTCTCCAATCGGGGTTCGGTTCTCAACGAAGACTTTACTCGGTGTACGCTTGACCAGCCTGCAGCTATTGGGGCGATGGAATTCTTCAAAAAACTTCAGCGGATTAATCCTGCTGGTGAAGTAGCACGGACCGAGGAAGACTCCTTCCAGCTCTTTACCGCCGGCAAAATCGGGATGTTCTGGTATGGTGAGTGGGGTCAGGATACCATAAATGCCCGGGCTCCAGAAATGGATTGGGCATGTACCAACTTCCCGAAACCTGCCGATGGAGAGTCCATTGGAACTTTTGGTGGATGGAACATGGTCATCTATAAGAATGCTCCCAATAAAGATGCTGCCTGGAAATTCATCGAGTTCTGGACCAGCCGTGAAATCAACGAACGGGTTTCTTCGCTGACTCCGGCCAATATCGAAGCGGCAAAATCGTTCTTGCAGAATAAACGGAAATTCTCGGACGTCATCTTTAAACAGCTCACTACCGCTTTGTATCGTCCCATCTTCCCCAAGTACCCTGACCTGGCCGAAATCCAGAGGAATGCCACCACAGCCATTCTCCTCGACGAAAAGACGGTTGAAGAAGCGATGCGTGACGCCACCAAGGAAATTAATGCTCTTCTTGAGGAGTACTATTCAACCCTTTAG
- a CDS encoding sugar ABC transporter permease: protein MRREKRDWVSGYGFILPSVVLLFVLVFYPLFLTFRYSLYDMSLTTTRYLGWAGYQRFFANRMLPLVFRNSLVWTVIVVVFQFLLGFSSALLLNRSFPGRSLVRGLVILPWVMPGVIAGMVWRLIYDPQLGLLNHYLRVLGIIAQPFTWLSHPRTALYAVIFAAIWKGFPFSTLMYLAGLQIVPQELYEAADIDGAGAWMKFRNVTLPSMRSIITTTLLLTFIWTFNYFELVYVMTGGGPGERSHIFPTYVYDLAFKRFRFGLASQFAVLDFLFLLIFSLLYIRTSFRRGEGL, encoded by the coding sequence GTGAGACGGGAAAAACGCGATTGGGTATCGGGATACGGTTTTATTCTTCCTTCGGTGGTACTCCTTTTCGTTCTGGTTTTCTATCCTCTTTTTCTCACTTTCCGGTATAGTCTATACGATATGTCGCTCACCACCACCCGTTATTTAGGGTGGGCCGGGTATCAACGCTTTTTCGCCAACCGGATGCTCCCTCTGGTTTTTCGTAACTCTTTAGTATGGACGGTTATCGTAGTGGTGTTTCAGTTTCTCTTGGGGTTCTCTTCGGCACTCCTTCTTAATCGTTCTTTCCCGGGACGGAGCCTGGTGCGTGGACTGGTCATCCTCCCCTGGGTGATGCCAGGGGTGATTGCTGGAATGGTGTGGCGACTCATTTACGATCCCCAGCTTGGTCTACTCAACCACTATCTCCGGGTATTGGGTATCATTGCGCAACCGTTCACCTGGCTGAGCCATCCCAGAACAGCGCTTTACGCGGTCATTTTTGCCGCCATCTGGAAAGGGTTTCCCTTCTCCACCCTGATGTACCTCGCCGGGTTGCAGATTGTCCCTCAAGAGCTGTACGAAGCGGCAGACATTGACGGTGCCGGGGCGTGGATGAAGTTCCGCAACGTGACCTTGCCTTCCATGCGATCCATCATCACCACCACTCTTCTTTTAACCTTTATTTGGACGTTCAATTACTTTGAACTCGTGTACGTCATGACTGGTGGTGGACCGGGAGAACGGAGTCATATCTTCCCCACCTATGTGTATGACCTCGCTTTTAAACGATTCCGTTTTGGGTTGGCTTCCCAGTTTGCGGTGCTCGACTTTTTGTTCCTGCTCATTTTTAGTCTTCTCTATATCCGTACGAGTTTCCGGAGGGGTGAAGGGTTATGA
- a CDS encoding carbohydrate ABC transporter permease: MKKKVFFYYLVTYGLLVLLLFFVLFPFAVMLSMSLKGPDEQFTSPPYLVPKRPNLNNYVHVFEKGSMFARYFLNSLLVASGATVIVLAVAIFSSYGYARLFFPGRNFFLVLILLSQLFPLAAIIVSLYRIMSATKLIDSYASLIIGYLTFSVPVGVWFLRGFFLSIPQELEEAAMIDGCSRFQAFMRVVVPLVRPGVGATAAYLFFITWQEFMFALTFITSESKRTLPVGIFDFVGQYETNWGNLMAASVLICIPVFVLFLFLQQQLVGGLTQGAVKG; the protein is encoded by the coding sequence ATGAAAAAAAAGGTCTTTTTTTACTATTTGGTTACCTACGGTCTTTTAGTGCTTTTACTCTTCTTTGTCCTCTTTCCCTTTGCGGTGATGCTTTCCATGTCCCTGAAAGGTCCTGATGAACAGTTCACTTCACCCCCATACCTCGTCCCCAAGCGTCCCAATCTGAATAACTACGTCCATGTCTTTGAAAAAGGGTCAATGTTCGCCCGGTATTTTTTGAATAGCTTGCTCGTCGCTTCGGGAGCAACGGTGATCGTCCTTGCAGTGGCTATCTTTTCTTCATATGGGTATGCTCGTCTTTTTTTTCCAGGGCGAAACTTCTTTTTGGTCCTTATCCTCCTGAGTCAACTTTTTCCTCTGGCGGCCATCATTGTGTCGTTATACCGAATTATGAGTGCCACCAAGCTTATCGATTCCTACGCTTCGCTCATTATCGGGTACCTCACCTTTTCCGTGCCTGTAGGAGTATGGTTTCTGCGGGGTTTTTTCCTGAGTATTCCCCAGGAACTGGAAGAAGCCGCCATGATCGATGGGTGTAGCCGTTTCCAGGCCTTTATGAGAGTGGTGGTTCCCTTAGTACGTCCGGGGGTGGGGGCGACGGCGGCATACCTCTTTTTTATCACCTGGCAGGAATTCATGTTCGCCCTCACCTTCATCACCAGCGAGAGCAAACGAACCCTTCCAGTGGGCATCTTTGACTTTGTGGGCCAGTACGAAACCAACTGGGGAAACCTCATGGCCGCTTCGGTACTCATCTGCATCCCGGTGTTCGTTCTTTTCCTCTTTTTACAGCAGCAGCTTGTTGGGGGACTCACTCAGGGAGCAGTAAAGGGGTAA
- a CDS encoding uroporphyrinogen decarboxylase family protein, whose protein sequence is MHQKAPLLSGESTKNVVGLQHILLFERAWTLVGYETFMEKLVTDLPFVEKLLDTITEYNVRLAYRFVQLGVDAVRTGDDYGCQLGLQMNPTLWKRLFKPRLEKIWRVYRENGVVVMHHSCGDVRLVIEDMLDIGLQVLHPVQPHAMSLEELSQKFWNRLVFHGGIDTQQLLPFGTPREVREAVYRCIETLGRYKKYIIAPSQEIMNEVPTENIIALVEAIKEYRGVNRG, encoded by the coding sequence GTGCACCAAAAGGCGCCACTACTCTCCGGTGAGTCCACAAAGAACGTTGTTGGTCTTCAGCACATTCTTCTTTTTGAAAGGGCCTGGACCCTGGTAGGTTACGAGACCTTTATGGAAAAGCTTGTCACAGATCTCCCTTTTGTGGAGAAATTACTCGATACAATAACGGAGTACAATGTCCGGCTGGCTTATCGTTTCGTTCAACTTGGAGTGGATGCAGTGCGGACTGGGGATGATTATGGTTGTCAGCTTGGGTTACAAATGAATCCCACCCTTTGGAAAAGACTCTTCAAACCCCGCTTAGAGAAAATATGGCGAGTTTATCGGGAGAATGGTGTTGTAGTGATGCACCATTCCTGTGGCGATGTAAGGCTGGTCATAGAGGATATGTTGGATATTGGCCTTCAGGTACTCCATCCCGTTCAGCCTCATGCCATGTCGCTTGAAGAACTGTCTCAAAAGTTTTGGAATCGACTGGTCTTTCACGGGGGTATAGACACGCAGCAGCTTCTTCCCTTTGGAACTCCTCGGGAAGTAAGGGAAGCAGTCTACAGGTGTATCGAAACGCTTGGAAGATACAAGAAATATATCATAGCTCCTTCTCAGGAGATTATGAACGAGGTTCCTACTGAGAATATCATAGCTCTCGTAGAAGCGATCAAGGAGTATCGAGGGGTAAACAGAGGTTGA